From the genome of Fusobacterium varium, one region includes:
- the trkA gene encoding Trk system potassium uptake protein trkA: MKITIVGAGKIGELLCKDLAIEGNDITLIEEDPKILDKILSSSDIMGLVGNGANCEVLKEASVETADIFIAVTHSDEINIISSVIAKKMGAKYTIARVRNPEYSSQMKFMSDSLGIDIMLNPEAEAAFFIARNLEFPNALNVETFAGNKVNLVEVLIEKDTYLDGIKLMEFKNKYFASLLVCIVKRGQEIYIPTGNFILQAGDRIYVTGIQSELSKFYKSLGHKEERIKSVIIIGGGRITYYLTDILLERMMDVKIIEINENKAQELSGIYENAVIVHGDGTDSDLLDEERFGEYDACVSLTGIDEENIILSMYANKLGIKKTITKINGVSLFNVLELVGLQSIVTPKKIIADYIVRIVRSLVSSQGENIETLYRLVDNNVEAIEFKVPENSSVINIPLKDLNIKDNLLIAYILRNDQLIFPGGLDVMKPQDRVIIVTTEKFLDDINKILK; encoded by the coding sequence ATGAAAATTACAATTGTTGGAGCAGGAAAAATAGGAGAACTTCTCTGCAAAGATCTTGCTATCGAAGGGAATGATATAACACTTATTGAGGAAGATCCGAAAATACTTGATAAAATTCTTTCATCTTCAGATATTATGGGATTAGTTGGAAATGGTGCCAATTGTGAAGTATTAAAAGAAGCTTCTGTGGAAACAGCTGATATTTTTATAGCTGTTACACATTCTGATGAAATAAATATTATTTCATCTGTAATAGCAAAAAAAATGGGAGCTAAATACACTATAGCCAGAGTTAGAAACCCTGAATATTCTTCACAAATGAAGTTTATGAGTGATTCTCTTGGAATAGATATAATGCTGAATCCCGAAGCAGAAGCTGCTTTTTTTATAGCTAGAAATCTAGAGTTTCCAAATGCTTTAAACGTTGAAACTTTTGCAGGAAATAAAGTAAATCTTGTAGAAGTACTTATTGAAAAAGATACTTATTTAGATGGAATAAAGCTGATGGAATTTAAAAATAAATATTTTGCAAGTTTACTTGTCTGTATTGTAAAAAGGGGGCAGGAAATATATATTCCAACTGGAAACTTTATCTTACAGGCTGGAGATAGAATATATGTAACTGGTATTCAAAGTGAACTCTCAAAATTCTATAAATCCCTTGGACATAAAGAAGAACGTATAAAATCTGTTATTATTATAGGGGGAGGTCGCATAACTTATTATTTAACAGATATACTTTTAGAAAGAATGATGGATGTAAAAATAATTGAAATCAATGAAAATAAAGCACAAGAATTGAGTGGTATATATGAGAATGCTGTCATAGTTCATGGAGATGGAACTGATAGTGATCTTCTTGATGAAGAAAGATTTGGAGAATATGATGCATGTGTATCTCTTACAGGTATAGATGAAGAAAATATAATCCTTTCTATGTATGCTAATAAATTAGGAATCAAAAAAACTATTACAAAAATAAATGGTGTATCTCTATTTAATGTCTTAGAACTGGTAGGGCTTCAGTCTATTGTTACACCAAAAAAAATAATTGCTGACTACATTGTAAGAATAGTCAGATCACTAGTAAGCTCACAGGGAGAAAATATTGAAACTCTTTACAGGTTAGTTGATAACAATGTTGAAGCAATTGAATTTAAAGTTCCTGAAAATAGTAGTGTTATCAATATTCCACTAAAAGATTTAAACATAAAAGATAATCTTTT